Within Vigna unguiculata cultivar IT97K-499-35 chromosome 2, ASM411807v1, whole genome shotgun sequence, the genomic segment AGACCGACCCAGAGCACCGGGGCGTGTGTTCGCTTTGACGACCACAGAGGCGAAACAGTCAGGTAATCTTTTGCAGTTTCTATGTTTGTTGTGTGACCATGAGGTAGTGGTGTTGTTCGACTCAGGAGCCACTCGTTCGTTTGTGTCtaatgaatgtgtgaggaggctcGGACTCACGATGCGAGAGCTGGGGTGCGAGCTTTTAGTGGCGACGCCAGCATCtggagaggtatccaccacttcTATGTGCGTGGGGTGTCCTATGGAGGTGGCAGGCCGTAGGTTCAGGTTGAACCTCATTTGTTTGCCGATGAAGGGTCTAGACGTGATTCTGGGCATGGATTGGTTGTCGAGTAACCATGTCGTCATTGATTGCGGGCAGCGTCAGATAGTGTTTCCTGAGACGGTGGGGCTAGAACTAATCTCATCTAATCAGGCGGTGAGAGAGATTGAGGCTGGAGCTACCTGTTACATGATTGTGGCTCAGGCAGAGAAGATGAGCACAGCCGAGCAGATCAGCAGGATCCCGGTAGTGGATGAATATGCAGATGTATTTCCGGATGAGATTCCAGAACTACCGCCTAGCAGGGATGTAGATTTCtccattgatctcatccctggCGCTGGGCCAGTTTCTATGGCACCGTACAGAATGGCGCCTGCTGAGTTACCTGAGCTAAAGAAACAGATTGAGGatctgcttgagaagaagttcatccgaccgagtgcatcaccgtggggagcaccagttctgttagtgaaaaagaaagatggtagCTCCCGGTTGTGTGTTGATTATCGGCAACTGAATAAGCTAacgataaagaataagtacccgTTGCCGAGGATTGATGATCTGTTGGATCAGTTGAGGGGAGCTGCGGTGTTCTCAAAAATAGACCTGAGATCGGGATATCATCAGATCCTTGTCAGGCCGGAGGATGTCCAGAAGACAGCTTTTCGATCACGGTATGGTcactacgagtatgtagtgatgccaTTTGGGGTGACCAATGCGCcggctatattcatggattacatgaataggattttcAGGCCATATCTGGATCAGTTTGTAGTAGTGTTTATCGATGACATTCTGATCTACTCTGAGAGCAGGGAAGAACACGCAGAACATCTGAGAGTAGTGTTGGGGATTCTCAGAGAGCACCAATTGTATGGGAAATTGTCGaaatgtgaattctggttggAAGAGGTACAATTCCTGGGTCATGTGATCTCAGCCCTAGGAATAGCCGTTGATCCGGCGAAGATAGAGACtgtggtgaagtgggagaggccCCAAACAGTTTTAGAGGTGCGTAGTTTTCTGGGTTTGGCAGGGTATTATCGACGGTTTGTGGAGGGtttctccaagatggtgagtcctCTTACACAGCTTACGAGAAAGGATCAGCCTTTCTCGTGGACCGACGAGTATGAAGCTTGCTTCGAGGATATGAAGAGAAGACTGACCACCGCACCGATCTTAGCAATCCCTGACACGACTAAAACAtttgaggtgtactgtgatgcctcGTATCAGGGGTTGGGTTGTGTGCTGATGCAGGATAAACGGCCTGTAGCTTATGCATCGAGacagttgaaggtgcatgagaagaattacccgaCACACGACTTGGAGTTAGCGGCAGTCGTGTTTGCCCTCAAGACATGGAGACACTACCTGTATGGAGCACAGTTCCAGGTATTCAGCGATCATAAAAgcttgaaatacttgtttgatcaaaaAGAGTTGAATATGAGACAGAGGCATTGGATGGAGTACttaaaggactacgactttgagctattgtaccaccctggtaaagctaatgtcgtagcggatgccttgagtaggatgAGAATTCATGTATCAGCTATGATGATTAGGGAGTTGGAGCTGATAGAACAGTTGAGGGACATGAATCTGGGGTTGGATATGGGGCCTGGACAAATACGATGCAGCATGTTGAGGATCACAAATGAGTTTCTAGATGAGCTCCGGGTGGAACAGGGGAAGGATGAAGAACTGCAGATGATAATTGGTGAGTTGGGCACTGAGAAGAGGAAGGATTTCCGAATGGGCAGAGACGGGATCCTACGGTTCAGGGAGAGAGTGTGTGTTCCAGACAACAGGGTTCTGAGGAAGATGCTCCTAGATgaggggcataagagtcgtcttagcatacatccgggtatgactaagatgtacaaagATTTGAAAGCCTCTTTCTGGTGGACGGGTATGAAGACGGATGTGGCTGATTACGTCGCTTCTTGTTTGGTATGTCAGAAAGCGAAGATAGAACACCAGCGACCGGGTGGTATGTTAGAACCTCTGGATATTccacagtggaaatgggacagcatttccatggattttATCACTCACCTGCCGAGATCAGTGAGAGGACACGATTCaatctgggtgatagtagacaGGTTGACGAAGGGTGCTCATTTTCTGCCGATTAACCAGAAGATGAATATGGATAGGCTGGCGGATTTGTATGTGCGAGAGATTGTTAGATTACATGGAGTGCCAGCGAGTATTGTGTCAGATAGAGACCCAAGGTTCACATCGAGGTTCTGGCAGTCGTTGCAGAATGCTTTGGGTACTCAGCTCAGGATGAGCTCCgcctatcatcctcagacagatGGACAGTTTGAGCGGACTATACAGTCGTTGGAGGACCTGTTGAGGACCTGTGTTTTAGACCATCTGGGTACATGGAGTGATGTGTTGCCATTGGTAGAATTCACGTATAATAACAGTTACCATACCAGTATTGGGATGGCTCCCTACGAGGCCCTGTATGGTAGGAGATGTAGGACGCCATTGTGTTGGCAACAGGATGGCGAGGCAGTGGTTCTTGGGCCAGAGTTCTTacagcagaccaccgagaaggtgagggtgATTCAGGATCGGATGCGCGCGACTCAGAGCAGGCAGAAGTCGTACGCGGACAAGAGGAGGAGGCCGCTTGAGTTTGAGGCAGGGAACCACGTATTTCTCAGAGTTACCCCTACTGCAGGTATTGGCAGGGCACTTAAATCGAGGAAGCTGACACCTCGATTCATCGGACCATATCAGATCATGAGGAGGATTGGTCCTGCAGCGTACGAGATGGCATTGCCACCACACTTGGGAAACTTGCATAATGTTTTCCATGTGTCACAGTTGAGAAAATATATAGCCGATCCTACACACATTCTGGAGGATGATGATGTGCAGATACGGGAGGACTTAACTATTGGAGCCggaccagtgagaatcttggattctcaaacGAAACAGCTCAGAGGGAAGGAAATCAAAACCGTGAAAGTCCTATGGGATGAGGCAACTTAAGaaatgacatgggagatggacGATGTCATGAGGCGGTCCTATCCTCATCTCTTCactggtaagttctctttttcgaggacgaaaaatttaaaaaggggggagtattgtaagacccgtagaatttaattaattaaataaataattaattaataaatacgggaggggtaataattatgacattaaattatggttggtatgacgtggtaaagtactagctcaagtggttgagagtactttaattgtgtgataggacttgggttcgagtcctatgcatgatactttttgtgttattattattatttcaatctatgaaaacatgttctgtTATGATATGATCCTTGAATTGTgatggttagcatgaaacatgattggttgaaatggttatgcacttgagtggtaacaaaggggtcatgggttcaaaccttggaaatgctaaatggaaattatgcttgtttttattttgctaatggtGACTTTAGAGGGAAATGGGAAAGGTTAATAGAGGCCATGGGAAGCAGTACGGCCAAGGGGGGCTGCATTCCCATTCATGATGAGAGATGGAGAGTTATTAGaaggtaaatgaaatttaattcgttttaatattttaagtaacctaaagtactagtttaaaaggaaaaagttggaGTTTAGGCAAGGTTTTGGCAAGCTGGAATAGTAACCTAAATTAGAGCACAAAAATCAGAGAgattggtgaggtttgagtgaggttctggtgaggtttgagtgaccaCATCAAGAAGGGGAAGACATAGAGATCATTGGAATATCTCACACAACTCAATTTAAGCAAAGgaaaattccaggttaggggagctttctACGTTAATTTTGATTGTTTGGTATGAATTGTATGGAAATACTATGTAATTTAAGCATGTTCTGTGTCTGCATCATAATTTCGTTGaattctggaatttttccagaaaccgcctggcgggctatacTTAGCCGCCAGGTGGCTCATGCATTTGAATGTGTATTGTGGGGATTTCTGGGTGCAGCGCTTGGCGGTGAATCCCTGAACCGCCAGGTGGCTCAAGGTTCGTGAGCATTCTGGGTTTTTGgtgatgaactgcctggcggtgatgaatttctgccaggcgacgcgagaTTGAGTTATGGTTTTCGTCAATTCTGGGTGTTATAACGTGATTCTGATCGGAGGGAAATTAGGGGTTGGTGAGTTAGAGATGATGTAACGTCATATTTTATGGAGATTTCGTATATTTAGCAGATGACTTTGATGGAACAGTGTACAAGAACTCTAGGGTTAAATGTTGGGATTCCATTAGTTATGATTCGAAATTGGATACTGGTAGAGTATAGTGGGATTAATCGATCATTGTATTTGAGTCTGAATTATCTTGATTGTGCTGGAATATGAGCGGGGGCTGATGAGGAGTCGCGTAGTAGGAAGAATGGTGAAGTTAGTGCCGTTGGGGAGAATCTGGAAATGCCAGAtggtatgcaccgcctggcggtacgagGATTGCCGCCAGGCGTCGACGCAGACATTGTAACCAGGTTGGATGAAACCAATGTTGGAGAGTTGGGGGGGTTTGTTTTGGAAGGAATTGGTTCAGTATGGTGGAATAAGTGTTGGGAAATCCATGGGTCACGAATTGTTTTTCTGCCTTGATTGTGGTCACGTATGTTGGGTATGTTTTATGAATTAGCGAGCTTAAGAAAGGCCTGAGATGTTGaactaatttttctaatatggGTATTAGTAATTTGGTTACTTGGGTTCATGGTACTGCTTGAAATAAAGTCTTAGAATAGGGACAGTTAGAATTGGGGAAAATAAGAATGACACCCAACCATGGGTGAGTTCCTTGGCTTGTGATTATTTTGTGGAGAGTTGTAGTAGAGAGGGAAAGTGGTAAAGTTTCATCTAAGTGAACAGTACCATGCCCTGAGCTAGGAGTATAATGGATTGAGGATGGGTGTGAGGGCAAGATGCGAAGAGTAATTGACCAAAACCAGTACTACATAAGTACTGATACGACGCCTGGCGACAGAGTTAGATCCGCCAAGCGGTAGAGAGGCAACAGTGGGGTTCTGGTGcaggaggcgcctggcggcagggggggttccgccaggcgatggcgaGGAAATTCGTGGTCTCTGGAACAGCGTCCGCCTGGCGATAGAAacggttccgccaggcggtagttGCAGAATTCGTGATTTATggggcgcttggcgcctggcggcacgtgtcccccgccaggcggtctggaagctggcagcgcctagcggtacgtgtcccccgccaggcgatttataCTGTTGCAGCTTGAGTTTTGATTATGAATTTGTAATCTACAGTGCGTCTAGTGATGCTTTAAGGGtgagattgctggtgttcctggagttgtggctcggaacgtatcccttgagttgtggctcgggataggggttaagcacgtggtattccttgagttgtggctcggaatagcatctctagagttgtggctcgagatggcggatgaacacgaggaacccttgagttgtggctcgggttggcgagtgttgtcggtgtgagtgtgctggttgtggccagtacggatgggtccggatagattgccctcctcaattgttggctgacgagtttggtagtcttgggacgatacggactatgttcgtatatgggaactctacctggcgttacggtgtatgatccgtagcatgtttttcccgcacgtgctctatcggttgtggccgataggtatggcagcaagtcaccttgaagtaatccttagacgttgtagaacccgaataatctgattgggggTCAGATGGTAGAAATTAAAGAACTGGGCAATGTGATATGTTGATGTTATGTATGATATCTTGTGTTTATATGCTTATATTTCTGCAACTTTATACatgtgatttaattgttaagttcaccctatctgcgtgtgtttggcgatgatcgtgtacgcggtacacgggagcagatgttggtgatgcaggtggctctggtgcagcctagtcgcggagaggggattgacttgggaaaactattgtgtttatttacttgtttttgaAAACATATGTAAACCCTGACGGGTGACTTGATAATATTGTGGATTTTGGGTTGTAATGAATGTTGTATACTTTATTCGcccatttaataaagttttaaattttcccgcgtcttgggaaaatgaggtattattaaatacaagattttatttatttcatttatttaattatatattagtaatATCCTGGCGGGATGTTACAACATTTCACTTTTTTTGGCAATGGCAAAGAGAGGATCGACGCAGAGGTTGGTGTGTTCTTCAAACCTCCATTTGAGGTGGAGGTATAATCTTGTGGGTGGGCTTGCTCTTGCAGCACCAAGTCTCATGTGTAAGGCTTGCAACACATCGAAAAAATCACCACTATTTTTGGTGATGGCAAAAAGCAGAGCGGAAGTAGAAAGTACATCGGCAGTGACAACCAAAGCGATGACAATGAGTAGATTAAGGGTGACGAGCACAACGATCTTGTTAGGCAAGTCCTAAATTTTGGAGACATTGTGCGAGACTgcaatttagaaaataaaagaaggagTATAACTTGAAAACGATGATGGTAAGGCACACAAACACTTACGAGAGTGAGGTCTGCGAAGGTAGCGATAAGGGACGGAAACAACGACGAAAGGGAATGTGGTTTCAAATGGGAAGAGATTGGACAAAAATAGAGGAAGAGAGGTTCTCAAAGCGCAAAAGCAAAAAAGGAGAATGGGAGACCAATAAAAGGGCATATGAAACTACATCGATTCCCCATTATAACCAAtgtaatatctatttttttaaaatacataaaaaaatattttacatcacTTCGTCTAACGATCAAATGTTACATCGTTTTTAGTAATTACAAAAGTGCTACCgcgcaaaaataaaaatcttttctttagaaaaagatgttatatcatgttgttATATCACTATTTTACACTAGTATGTAATTTcgattgtgatttttttttaaaaaagtactaatatatatatatatatatatatatatatatatatatatatatatatataattcttccagaaaaatattatatcatgttCTTATCACTATTTTGCACTAATGTATGTGACTTcgattgttatttttttatatatgcatGTGTATATGAAATTTAAACTCATACTTACATTATTTCTGACAATTCTCTTAAATTAGGCAAAATCAGATCATGTCAAgttaattcaatattttgtaatataaatttaagtgcAAGGTATTAGAAGTAAGAATAAAATAACGTGACAtgatagataataaataaattattttatttgttcatatttctttattttgctTCATATTACACTACACGAAACATGAAACTTAACAACTGTCACAGAAATCCCTTGTCCTGAAAACTTGTGATGCAATCATCAAACATCTTATCAAGGGTTATAAACGGAGGAAACCCCAGCTCAGTAATTTTGGTGGTGTCCATGCTGTGTGGATTATTATCTCCCTCCTGGCTGCTGCACCTGTAATAGAATGTTTAGGTCATTTAATTTGTAGTAAATTAGCGGAATGttcttttaaaatgtatttttaatttcttaaattaaaaataagtttgtttTTTGGGCTTCAAAATTACAATTGATGTTCTTAATTCTTAGTTAGGcttgtaatttgaaaatatatttgctCATTTCCGTgtgcaaatatttttttattaaaacatggTCAGCATAAATAGTTTTTAAGAGAAAACACACAGGTAGATACttgatgattaaaaataaaaatatcttattctATACTTCTTATTCCTTAACTATGCCAAATCTTAACCACATTTACACAAATGGCATAACAAGGTTTTGTCAAATTACAAAACTTGAaagcataattttaaaattaaggtaATGCAAATACACTCTTCTTGACAGGGTTATGataaactaaaaaacaaaaaaaaattagagtgaATGTTTAAGATTTTCCTAATTCgtagtaatattaattttaagtcAAACACTTCagtatttatgtttttgaaCTATCTCTATTTACAGCTAATATGATTGGTAATTAAATAAGAATTTATACCTcttaaaattaagatataacatacttaaaatatgattgttgatttttttttaatccctaaattttttatttgaattagatTGTCTTTTACAACATTTTTCTAACAATCTATTagattcataaaaataattataattttgatctGTTTTTCACTAATTGAATTAATAAGAAGATTTTACTTACTTGTTTTCATAGGGGTAAGAGGGATATTTAGAACGAAGCATTTGAATGATTTGTGACCAGTGAGCTACTGTGCTTGAACAAATAAGCCTCCCAGATGCATTGGTATTCTCCATAGCCAACAAATGAGCAGCTACCACATCATTTATGTGTACAAACCCCACTGTTGTATTAGGATATTCCCCTTTTATGCctgttaaaacatatataaattaaactcTGAAAACTGAATAAtgttttcaagaaatttaaaattagttactcAATTATTATCTTAACttccattaaaaaataaaaaagttactctATTTGGTAACTTTGTCAACCAAATctttgtcaaaaaattattttcctttaattatgtattatacAAGTTGGATAGTTTCTCTCTGAAATTttcacaagagaaaaaaaaagatataaactaaaattgggTTATACACATGTTAAGATTTAGTATTTAAGAATTAAGCagtttatacaaaataaaaaatatatattattttaatgtttcttaCCAAAaagtatttaacaaaaaaatatctaatattcttagaattttctttatacatatttctgcataaaaaaaagaagaagaaattaacttgttcataaattaaaacttacttatatataacttgaaaattaaatttgtaaagagTTATATgagataatttttatatatttatgcacaagtcaattttaaattacgaaaaatattttttttttctcttagaaGGTTTCATAGAAAAGAATTTGACACTATAAGGAAGATTTTCAAATTCAATCTAGCAATCGCATGGTCTCAAtcaatcataatttttctttcaaatatgacaataatatttGCTTGTccccattttattaaaaaaatgttaacccAATGAGaaatcaacaaataaaatttaaattaaacacgGAGCTATCAGGTTAGTTTTTTTGTCACATCAACATTTTAATTAATGGAATTTCTTAACCAACATTTAtccaaaaagaaaatgaaaatgaaaataaaaaatctatccTAAAAGGTAAGAGTAATCATCATTTCAACatgaaaatatttctacaaactAGTTTAtgttaaatcaataaaaaaattattatatttgagtttTCAATGCAtcaatttctcatttttctctCAATACTTTTAGTGTATTAGAATAATTCACacctacaaaataattttacactcGCAATTTGAAAGAGAGAATATAAGAGAAGGAATTTTGTAAGAGCATATAACTAATCATGTAAAACATAGTTAGATTATCAAATCactgaagttgttaaaaaaatggataagtTATCACCAAGATGAAAGTTACCCGTTTTTCAACGGGATATCATAATCgaataattgaaattatgaaaatgtcaattgtctatttttaaatctataaAGCAGCATTAagtgattgaaaaaaaaaagtgaaaattaagttgacatgaaatatgaaaaatgtgtGTAACATAAGATCATGATCTACTAACCTTTGACAATGCTAAGTATCAAGAGAAGTGTACTTGTTGGTTGTGGTGAAAGGAGTGGACCAACAACGAACGAGGGATTAACCACAACGACATCAATGtcattttcttttgcaatccTCCAAACTTCTCTCTCTGCTATCGTCTTTGCATATGCATACCATAACtgcatatatttataatacttTAGTACAATGCCAACTACACAAGGTAACACCGACTTCTAAAATGTATTATGTGACAAcccaaaacaataaaatatatcgaaataaaaCTGACAtttatccaaaatatattaatttggttCTAATGACATTTATGTGAACCTTTTGTTATTGTAGTTTTATCCAAATTTAGAGGAGTCATGTGATAAAATTTAGATACATATCATCCGCAaaatttagattattttttactttgaaaTCTTTAATTTTGACACGTGACGTCTTTTAACATACAAGATAATCTGAATTTTGATACAAAACACCTTTTGaacaacattaaaatcaattaactaaaagaactatattaaatatatttaataaaaaaattaaaaactcaatttaataaaacaaatataaaaactaaattaaacgaTATGCCTAAATAGAGTCATGAAATTGGGTAGAAAGTG encodes:
- the LOC114171454 gene encoding tetraketide alpha-pyrone reductase 2-like → MPEFCVTGGTGFIASHLIKTLLEKGHTVRTTVRNPGDKEKVGFLTELNGGKERLKILKADLLVEGSFEEAVTGVDGVFHTASPVLVPYDDNVKENLIDPCVKGTLNVLNSCLKANVKRFVLTSSCSSIRYRHDVQQLGPLNESHWTDLEYCERYNLWYAYAKTIAEREVWRIAKENDIDVVVVNPSFVVGPLLSPQPTSTLLLILSIVKGIKGEYPNTTVGFVHINDVVAAHLLAMENTNASGRLICSSTVAHWSQIIQMLRSKYPSYPYENKCSSQEGDNNPHSMDTTKITELGFPPFITLDKMFDDCITSFQDKGFL